One genomic window of Gossypium hirsutum isolate 1008001.06 chromosome D11, Gossypium_hirsutum_v2.1, whole genome shotgun sequence includes the following:
- the LOC107911927 gene encoding calcium-dependent lipid-binding protein, which produces MGLISGILLGIIFGISLMAGWRHMMRYRSTKRIAKAADIKVLGALNRDDLKKICGDNFPEWISFPVYEQVKWLNKQLSKLWPSVAEAASAVIKESVEPLLEEYRPPGITSLKFSKLSLGTVAPKIEGVRVQSLKKGQITMDIDFRWGGDPSIILGVEAALVASIPIQLKDLQVFTVIRVIFQLAEEIPCISAVVVALLSEPKPRIDYTLKAVGGSLTAIPGISDMIDDTVNTIVTDMLQWPHRIVVPIGGIPVDTSELELKPEGKLTVTVVKANDLKNMEMIGKSDPYVVVYIRPLFKVKTKVIDNNLNPVWNQTFELIAEDRETQALTVEVFDQDIGQDKRLGIAKFRLIELEPETPKEITLNLLSSLDTLKVKDKKDRGNCTIKLLYHQFNKEEQLIALEEEKRILEERKKLKEAGVIGSTMDALDGAASLVGSGVGMVGTGIGAGVGAGVGIVGSGLGAVGSGLSKAGKFMGRTFTGHSSKRSGSSTPVNSIHENGGAKPL; this is translated from the exons ATGGGGCTGATTTCGGGGATTTTGCTGGGGATAATCTTCGGGATTTCATTGATGGCTGGCTGGCGTCATATGATGAGGTACCGAAGCACCAAGAGAATCGCCAAG GCAGCTGATATAAAAGTTCTTGGAGCTCTCAACAGGGATGATCTTAAGAAAATTTGCGGCGATAATTTTCCTGAATGGATATCTTTTCCTGTCTATGAACAG GTGAAGTGGCTGAACAAGCAATTGAGCAAATTATGGCCTTCTGTAGCAGAG GCAGCATCAGCAGTCATCAAAGAATCTGTTGAACCACTCTTGGAAGAATATCGACCTCCAGGAATTACTTCACTGAAGTTTAGCAAATTGTCTCTCGGCACTGTTGCTCCCAAGATTGAAG GTGTTCGTGTTCAGAGCCTTAAGAAAGGTCAAATCACAATGGATATTGATTTCCGGTGGGGTGGTGATCCAAGTATAATTTTAGGTGTTGAAGCAGCACTTGTTGCTTCAATACCAATTCAG TTAAAGGATCTTCAAGTTTTCACTGTTATTCGTGTCATCTTCCAGCTTGCTGAAGAGATACCTTGTATTTCTGCTGTAGTCGTTGCTCTCCTTTCTGAG CCCAAGCCTAGAATTGATTACACTCTGAAGGCTGTTGGTGGAAGCTTAACAGCAATTCCAGGAATTTCAGATATGATTGAT GATACTGTGAACACAATTGTCACAGACATGCTTCAGTGGCCACATAGAATTGTTGTTCCAATTGGTGGTATACCAGTTGATACAAG TGAATTAGAGCTGAAACCGGAGGGAAAGCTGACAGTTACAGTAGTCAAAGCTAATGATTTGAAGAACATGGAAATGATTGGAAAGTCTGATCCTTATGTGGTTGTATACATTCGACCTTTGTTCAAGGTTAAAACAAAAGTCATCGACAACAACCTGAATCCTGTTTGGAATCAAACTTTTGAGTTGATTGCAGAAGATAGAGAGACACAGGCACTCACTGTAGAG GTTTTTGACCAGGACATTGGGCAAGACAAGAGATTAGGAATTGCAAAATTCCGTTTGATTGAATTGGAACCTGAGACTCCAAAGGAGATTACTCTGAATCTTCTATCCTCACTCGATACACTTAAAGTAAAAGATAAGAAGGACAGAGGAAACTGCACCATTAAG CTTTTGTACCATCAGTTCAACAAGGAGGAACAACTGATTGCTTTAGAGGAAGAAAAGAGGATCCtcgaagaaagaaagaaattgaaagaagctGGAGTTATAGGAAGCACAATGGATGCACTTGATGGAGCAGCGTCGTTGGTTGGATCTGGTGTTGGAATGGTTGGTACCGGTATCGGTGCTGGAGTTGGTGCTGGAGTTGGGATTGTTGGGAGTGGCCTTGGAGCTGTTGGCAGTGGACTGAGCAAAGCCGGAAAATTCATGGGCAGGACCTTTACGGGGCATTCCAGCAAGAGAAGTGGAAGCTCAACTCCGGTGAATAGCATCCACGAAAATGGTGGTGCAAAGCCACTTTAA
- the LOC107911928 gene encoding receptor-like serine/threonine-protein kinase At2g45590 — translation MPSRFSPPEFAVETPPQHHRHLHRNIHLLPPLLAAAVTITIILLTVLTILIYRKLSRNRTAPSESSSHRHCRRFSYSLLRRATSSFSPSNRLGHGGFGSVYKGTLPSSPQPLAVKVMNSTDSLQGEREFHNELSLSRALDSPYIVPLIGFSSDSRRRRFVLVYELMENRSVQDALLDRKCEELMGWRRRFCVISDVAKGLEYLHHFCDPPVIHGDIKPSNILLDEDFNAKIGDFGLARLKTEDLIEGLEAGEVLRKKDVEDNGSILEETESVLTGFEEGASLTVADSHRSPESCVLRVLDSEASPALSPEVGLEKGSVLSEGLFDKVSVESGRDLAGHKKGGSRRDWWWKQDPGVGSESGRVKDYVMEWIGNEIKKERPKNEWLTSPSSVDNINDSKVSSSSVEHKKEKIRKKERNRKPREWWKEEFCEELTKKKKKKKKRGLSSSNNGELWWQRDEEMVVRKKKKNSRGSIDWWLDGFSGEFKIGRRNSQDWASGDIPKSGRISSTPSMRGTVCYIAPEYGGGGLLSEKCDVYSFGVLVLVIISGRRPLQVTASPMSEFERANLISWARQLAYNGRLLELVDPSIHSLDKDQALLCITIALLCLQRSPSKRSTMKEIVDMLSGEAEPPHLPFEFSPSPPSNFLFKSRKKAR, via the coding sequence ATGCCATCACGGTTTTCGCCTCCAGAATTTGCGGTGGAGACGCCACCGCAGCACCACCGCCACCTACATAGAAACATACACCTGCTTCCCCCACTACTCGCTGCAGCCGTAACCATAACTATAATACTTTTAACCGTCTTAACCATCTTAATCTACCGGAAGCTCTCCCGCAACCGCACAGCTCCATCGGAATCTTCAAGCCATCGTCACTGCCGCCGCTTCTCATACTCCCTCCTCCGCCGCGCCACCTCCTCCTTCTCCCCTTCAAACCGGTTAGGGCACGGTGGATTCGGCTCAGTTTACAAAGGAACTCTCCCCTCGTCCCCCCAGCCGCTCGCAGTCAAAGTTATGAACTCAACAGATTCATTGCAAGGAGAGCGTGAGTTCCACAACGAACTCTCTCTCTCACGCGCCTTGGATTCTCCCTACATTGTTCCTCTCATTGGGTTCTCTTCAGATTCCAGAAGAAGAAGGTTCGTTCTGGTTTACGAATTAATGGAAAATCGGAGCGTGCAAGACGCGCTGCTGGATAGAAAATGCGAAGAGCTAATGGGGTGGCGTAGAAGATTTTGTGTTATAAGCGATGTGGCTAAAGGGCTTGAGTATCTCCATCATTTCTGTGATCCGCCGGTTATTCACGGCGATATTAAGCCAAGTAATATTCTTTTGGATGAAGATTTCAACGCCAAGATTGGTGATTTCGGTCTTGCTAGATTGAAAACTGAGGATCTAATCGAAGGGCTTGAAGCAGGTGAAGTTTTGAGGAAAAAAGATGTAGAAGATAACGGATCGATTTTAGAAGAAACAGAGAGCGTTTTGACGGGTTTCGAAGAAGGGGCGAGTTTGACTGTTGCTGATAGCCATAGATCACCGGAAAGCTGTGTGCTTAGAGTTTTGGATTCTGAGGCGTCGCCGGCTTTGTCACCGGAGGTGGGACTGGAAAAAGGGAGTGTTTTATCTGAAGGACTCTTTGACAAGGTCAGTGTGGAAAGTGGGAGAGATTTAGCTGGTCACAAAAAGGGTGGTTCGAGAAGAGATTGGTGGTGGAAGCAGGATCCTGGGGTTGGGTCTGAATCGGGGAGAGTTAAAGACTATGTAATGGAATGGATTGGGAATGAGATTAAAAAGGAAAGACCCAAAAATGAATGGCTTACTTCTCCAAGCTCAGTCGATAACATTAATGATAGTAAGGTTTCCAGTTCCAGCGTTGAGCATAAAAAGGAAAAGATTCGGAAGAAGGAGAGGAACAGAAAGCCCAGAGAGTGGTGGAAAGAAGAATTTTGTGAAGAACTAactaagaagaagaagaaaaagaagaaaaggggtCTTAGTTCCAGTAACAATGGAGAACTCTGGTGGCAAAGAGATGaagaaatggtagtaaggaaaaagaaaaagaacagccGAGGCAGCATTGATTGGTGGTTAGATGGATTTAGTGGTGAATTCAAAATCGGTAGAAGAAATAGCCAAGATTGGGCTAGTGGGGATATACCGAAGAGCGGTAGGATCAGTAGCACGCCGAGTATGAGGGGAACCGTTTGTTATATTGCGCCTGAGTACGGTGGTGGTGGTTTACTTTCAGAGAAATGCGATGTTTACAGCTTTGGGGTTCTGGTTTTGGTCATAATATCCGGTCGTAGACCTCTCCAAGTCACGGCCTCGCCGATGTCAGAATTCGAGAGAGCAAATTTGATATCTTGGGCAAGGCAACTGGCCTACAACGGGAGGCTTTTGGAACTTGTTGATCCCTCTATTCATTCATTGGATAAAGATCAAGCATTGCTTTGTATTACCATTGCATTGCTTTGTCTACAAAGATCACCAAGCAAGCGGTCTACCATGAAAGAGATTGTGGATATGCTTTCTGGTGAGGCAGAGCCACCGCATTTGCCTTTCGAGTTTTCGCCTTCGCCGCCATCAAATTTCCTGTTTAAATCCAGGAAGAAGGCGCGGTGA